One genomic region from Nitrospira sp. CR1.1 encodes:
- a CDS encoding DUF4143 domain-containing protein encodes MFERFVEKRAEEALLDTPVVLIVGPRRAGKTTLVRKMGEAGRTYITLDDQTVLEAAHSDPTSFIRGLDRAIIDEIQRAPDLLLAIKKAVDEDYRSGRFLLTGSANVLTLPRIADSLAGRMETIRILPLARAEIEGRTPTFLERLFEGKLQSRKDAIIGDDLLQLVLLGGFPEPISRNSERRRQDWARAYLTSILTRDLRDIADVEKLTELPKFVRLLAEHSGQLINYSQFGGSINVSHKTGQRYVGLLEQVFLITTVQPWFTNALKRIIKTPKLHFLDSGLLATARGLTFDRVKADRGTFGTLLESFVFSEVLKLMTASDLRLTPLHFRDRDMREVDIVLERDDGMIAGIEVKASATVKAGDFGGLRALAEVCGDRFAFGAVLYDSTDVVPFGDRLVAAPLSCLWG; translated from the coding sequence ATGTTCGAGCGGTTTGTGGAGAAGCGGGCTGAGGAAGCCCTTTTAGACACCCCGGTCGTCCTGATCGTGGGACCGCGCCGCGCCGGAAAGACTACGCTCGTCCGAAAGATGGGGGAAGCCGGCCGAACCTATATCACGCTTGACGATCAGACTGTTCTCGAGGCCGCCCACTCCGATCCGACCAGCTTCATCCGAGGCCTGGACCGGGCCATTATCGACGAGATCCAACGCGCACCCGACCTGCTGCTGGCGATCAAGAAGGCGGTCGATGAGGACTATCGTTCGGGGCGGTTTCTGCTCACGGGCTCGGCGAATGTTCTCACCCTGCCTCGGATCGCCGACAGCTTGGCCGGCCGGATGGAGACCATCCGAATACTGCCGCTGGCCAGGGCCGAAATCGAAGGGCGGACACCGACCTTTCTGGAACGCCTCTTCGAGGGGAAGCTACAGAGCCGGAAGGACGCGATCATCGGCGATGATCTCCTCCAGCTTGTCCTGCTCGGTGGCTTCCCAGAGCCGATCAGTCGCAATAGCGAGCGGCGGCGGCAGGACTGGGCACGGGCCTACCTCACTTCGATCCTGACTCGCGATCTGCGTGATATCGCCGATGTAGAGAAACTGACCGAGCTTCCGAAGTTCGTGCGCCTGCTGGCCGAGCATTCCGGCCAGTTGATCAACTACTCGCAGTTCGGCGGGAGCATCAATGTCAGCCATAAGACCGGGCAGCGCTATGTCGGGCTACTTGAACAGGTGTTCCTGATCACGACAGTGCAACCCTGGTTCACCAACGCCCTGAAGCGCATCATCAAGACACCCAAGCTACACTTTCTCGATTCTGGTCTGCTGGCGACCGCACGTGGACTCACTTTCGATCGGGTGAAGGCGGATCGCGGGACGTTCGGTACCCTGCTGGAAAGCTTCGTATTCTCAGAAGTGCTGAAGCTGATGACGGCCTCGGATCTCCGACTCACGCCTCTTCACTTCCGAGATCGAGACATGCGCGAGGTAGACATTGTGCTGGAGCGGGATGACGGGATGATCGCAGGCATCGAGGTGAAGGCGAGCGCCACAGTCAAGGCTGGTGACTTCGGAGGCCTTCGGGCACTAGCCGAAGTCTGCGGGGACCGCTTTGCGTTCGGTGCGGTGCTCTATGACAGCACGGATGTTGTGCCGTTCGGCGACCGCCTGGTGGCGGCACCCTTGTCATGTTTGTGGGGATGA
- a CDS encoding DUF2779 domain-containing protein yields MLISPEPAARSAYRLSKSRYLSGLQCHKRLYLEVHAPGLATKPDAATQAILDMGTDLGELARQRFPGGRLVTAGYRQSQEALAQTAELLQDPTVAAIFEGAFQFNQVLVRVDVLERVGVNDLGQPTWRLVEVKSSTKVKATHVDDLTIQSYVLEGLGHVLVDICLMHVNTQYVFDGRHLDLDQLFGIRSLTETVRPRLPEVSARLAAMQTMLEAMSAPGITPDEHCQSPYECPFWNHCTENKPARWIYHLPGSSKTVVHLRELGVETIDEIPDHVSLTPVQRRVKENREWIGAGLRSALETVVYPVHHLDFETFMPAVPKFLDTRPYQVIPTQWSNHIEQHNGTLVHAEFLCRDERDPREELAMTLLESLGQEGSICVYSSYERSVIERLAEDFPSLRKDLKRVVARLWDLHVIIRDHYYHPAFEGSYSIKTVLPAVVPSLSYDDLVIRDGGVAACEYSRMVFAVTDWIEKAQIQEALLRYCERDTLAMVELRRELKRRAG; encoded by the coding sequence ATGTTGATCTCACCCGAGCCTGCCGCGCGCTCCGCGTATCGGCTGTCCAAATCGCGATATTTGTCGGGCCTGCAATGTCACAAGCGTCTGTACCTGGAGGTCCACGCTCCGGGGTTGGCAACCAAGCCGGATGCCGCCACACAGGCGATTCTGGATATGGGCACGGATCTCGGCGAACTGGCCCGCCAGCGTTTTCCCGGCGGCCGTCTCGTCACGGCCGGGTATCGTCAATCCCAGGAAGCGCTGGCGCAGACGGCGGAGTTGCTCCAGGATCCGACCGTAGCAGCAATCTTCGAAGGCGCTTTTCAGTTCAACCAGGTGCTGGTTCGTGTGGACGTCCTGGAACGAGTCGGGGTGAATGACCTGGGGCAACCGACCTGGCGTCTCGTGGAGGTGAAGTCCTCCACCAAGGTGAAGGCGACTCATGTAGACGATCTGACCATCCAAAGCTACGTCCTGGAAGGACTCGGACATGTGCTGGTGGATATCTGTCTCATGCATGTGAATACGCAGTACGTCTTCGACGGGCGGCATCTCGATCTCGATCAGCTGTTCGGTATCCGTTCATTAACCGAGACCGTGCGGCCACGATTGCCCGAGGTCAGCGCGAGACTCGCGGCCATGCAGACGATGCTGGAAGCCATGTCGGCTCCGGGTATTACTCCGGATGAACATTGTCAAAGCCCGTACGAATGTCCCTTCTGGAACCATTGCACCGAAAACAAACCGGCTCGATGGATCTATCATTTGCCGGGGAGCAGCAAGACGGTCGTCCATCTCCGTGAGTTAGGAGTGGAGACGATCGACGAGATTCCCGATCATGTCTCGCTCACGCCGGTGCAACGGCGCGTCAAAGAGAACCGGGAATGGATCGGGGCGGGCCTGCGGTCGGCGCTGGAGACGGTCGTCTATCCCGTCCACCATCTGGATTTTGAAACCTTCATGCCGGCGGTGCCGAAATTCCTAGATACGAGACCCTACCAGGTCATTCCCACTCAATGGTCCAATCACATTGAGCAGCATAACGGCACACTGGTGCATGCCGAGTTCCTGTGCCGGGACGAACGGGATCCTCGCGAAGAGCTGGCCATGACGTTGTTGGAGTCCTTGGGGCAGGAGGGCAGCATTTGTGTCTATTCGAGTTACGAACGCTCCGTGATCGAGCGGCTGGCGGAGGATTTCCCGTCGTTACGCAAGGACCTGAAACGGGTGGTGGCCAGGTTGTGGGATCTTCACGTGATCATCCGGGATCACTATTATCATCCGGCCTTCGAGGGCAGCTACTCGATCAAAACCGTCTTGCCGGCCGTGGTGCCCTCTCTGAGTTATGACGACTTGGTGATCCGGGATGGGGGTGTCGCGGCTTGTGAATACAGCCGCATGGTTTTTGCCGTCACGGACTGGATTGAGAAGGCTCAGATTCAGGAGGCGCTGCTGCGATACTGTGAACGTGACACCCTGGCGATGGTCGAGTTACGGAGGGAATTGAAGCGACGCGCCGGTTAG
- a CDS encoding MATE family efflux transporter, with protein sequence MANGIAQIRRSVLTLALPVTVSSLLQRAEGIVAVFLVGGLGAVPIAAVGLGQLLAFIATTLVSGLSVGSNVVMAQLWGARRYDDAGQAARHFLGLSILISLGLLSFGLLVNRLAMELLGAQADVIHLALPYSNLIFLLIPFTIMLQVLSSILQGTGDTKTPMYAMIVVNLLHIAIAVPLIYGRWGAPELGVNGAAIAVGIAEATGCAYLFFRCRAMLHPFHRLRFDLIRTIWRVGAPVSGERIVQQAGILLYTKIVLIYGTVSYAAHQVGLSIESLSFLPGYGFAIAAATMVGQSIGAGKYTRAKLENWEANRLAAYMMSAMGVIFFFFPYALLRAFTSDEAVIELGTLFLKIVALLQIPLALTMVVAGSLRGAGDTRFIMIATMIGMWGVRIPIALVVGYWLNLGLLYVWLAMIADWTLRMALMLWRYRSERWRQLQVIY encoded by the coding sequence ATGGCAAACGGCATCGCACAAATCAGACGCTCGGTTCTCACGCTCGCACTTCCCGTCACCGTCAGCAGCCTGTTGCAACGGGCTGAAGGCATCGTCGCCGTCTTTCTGGTTGGAGGATTGGGGGCCGTCCCGATCGCCGCCGTCGGCCTCGGCCAATTGCTGGCCTTTATCGCCACCACCCTGGTTTCCGGTCTCTCGGTGGGATCCAATGTGGTCATGGCTCAATTGTGGGGCGCCCGCCGCTACGACGATGCCGGTCAGGCCGCGCGTCATTTCCTCGGACTGTCCATCCTGATCTCGCTCGGTCTCTTGAGCTTCGGCTTGCTGGTCAATCGGCTGGCGATGGAATTGCTCGGGGCGCAAGCGGATGTGATCCACCTCGCGCTTCCTTACTCGAACCTGATCTTTCTGCTCATTCCGTTTACGATCATGCTGCAGGTGCTCTCCTCGATCCTGCAGGGCACGGGCGATACCAAGACGCCCATGTATGCGATGATCGTCGTGAACCTACTCCATATCGCCATCGCCGTCCCCCTCATCTATGGTCGATGGGGCGCGCCGGAACTGGGCGTCAACGGCGCGGCCATCGCGGTCGGTATCGCGGAAGCGACCGGATGTGCCTATCTGTTCTTCCGGTGCCGCGCGATGCTCCACCCGTTCCACCGGCTACGGTTCGATTTAATTCGCACCATCTGGCGCGTGGGGGCGCCGGTCTCGGGTGAACGCATCGTCCAACAAGCGGGCATCCTCCTCTACACGAAGATCGTACTGATCTACGGGACGGTTTCCTACGCGGCCCACCAGGTTGGATTGTCGATCGAGTCCCTTTCGTTTCTTCCAGGCTATGGCTTTGCGATCGCCGCGGCGACCATGGTGGGACAGAGCATCGGGGCGGGAAAATACACACGGGCGAAACTGGAGAATTGGGAAGCGAATCGGTTGGCAGCCTACATGATGTCGGCAATGGGAGTGATCTTCTTCTTTTTTCCCTATGCCCTGCTGCGCGCCTTTACCAGCGATGAGGCCGTGATCGAGCTGGGCACGCTGTTCTTAAAAATCGTGGCGCTGCTCCAGATTCCGCTCGCGCTCACCATGGTGGTGGCCGGCTCGCTGCGCGGAGCGGGCGACACCCGGTTCATCATGATCGCCACAATGATCGGCATGTGGGGCGTGCGTATTCCCATCGCCCTGGTGGTGGGCTATTGGTTGAATCTGGGCCTGTTGTACGTGTGGCTGGCGATGATCGCCGATTGGACGTTGCGCATGGCGTTGATGCTCTGGCGGTATCGTTCGGAACGGTGGAGGCAGCTTCAAGTCATTTACTGA
- a CDS encoding 2-dehydropantoate 2-reductase, protein MKQIMVVGAGSVGGFFGAHLAKHNPNVSFLLRPRTLEAVKRNGLIIKSAKGNFTVHPPAASNPRELATPDLIILAVKAYDLDEVMAQLEPVLTDHTVILTLQNGIDTEDRIIARLHRDCVVGGVAFIYSKIVEPGVIEHYKRGGVAIGELMGHKSERLSQIAEVFKQAGISCQLSDDIRKSKWEKMCWNCVFNPLTVVIDDKVAKALDHPEMAGVIRQIVGEVAAVSAAVKVPLALDMAEKVVKWTQELRDIHTSMYDDWKAKRPTEIDYLNGYIVRVGRELGIPTPVNEALTAMVKTITEKELSGPGVVRIDGAVVQPVSLTRTALGQLPQEQRVDDISEVMPSMRGRAIRVKGILDIPALAVDADHVTFHSVDGKYAATLTLQQARDFGLLLYELDGQPLPDAKGGPYRLVTPGLGDLCANVKGVARMEITKGPGRDTRQVICPPTP, encoded by the coding sequence ATGAAGCAGATCATGGTGGTCGGGGCTGGTTCCGTCGGGGGGTTCTTTGGGGCGCATCTTGCCAAGCACAATCCCAATGTCTCATTTCTCCTTCGGCCCCGGACTCTCGAGGCCGTGAAGCGGAATGGGCTGATAATCAAGAGCGCCAAGGGAAATTTCACCGTCCACCCGCCGGCCGCCTCCAATCCCCGAGAGCTTGCGACACCCGATCTCATCATCCTGGCCGTAAAGGCCTACGATCTCGACGAGGTCATGGCGCAGTTGGAACCGGTGCTGACAGATCACACGGTCATCCTCACGCTGCAAAACGGCATCGATACCGAGGATAGAATTATTGCTCGCCTTCACCGGGATTGCGTGGTCGGCGGGGTGGCCTTTATCTATTCGAAGATCGTCGAACCCGGCGTCATTGAACACTACAAGCGCGGCGGGGTCGCGATCGGGGAACTGATGGGGCACAAGAGCGAACGTCTATCCCAGATTGCCGAGGTCTTCAAGCAGGCGGGAATTTCCTGCCAACTCAGTGACGATATCCGGAAAAGCAAATGGGAAAAGATGTGCTGGAATTGTGTTTTCAACCCTCTCACGGTGGTCATCGACGACAAGGTGGCGAAGGCGCTTGATCATCCTGAAATGGCCGGCGTGATCCGGCAGATTGTCGGCGAAGTGGCGGCGGTCTCAGCGGCGGTGAAGGTGCCGTTGGCGCTCGACATGGCCGAGAAGGTGGTGAAGTGGACGCAAGAGCTTCGCGACATCCACACGTCGATGTATGACGATTGGAAGGCCAAGCGCCCGACGGAGATCGACTATCTGAACGGCTACATTGTACGGGTGGGGCGGGAATTGGGCATTCCGACGCCGGTCAACGAAGCGCTGACGGCGATGGTGAAGACGATTACCGAGAAAGAGTTATCGGGGCCGGGCGTTGTGCGTATCGACGGTGCCGTCGTCCAGCCGGTTTCATTGACCAGAACAGCACTTGGGCAATTGCCACAGGAGCAACGCGTGGACGATATCAGTGAGGTCATGCCGTCCATGAGGGGCCGCGCGATTCGGGTGAAGGGTATCTTAGACATCCCGGCGCTTGCGGTGGATGCCGACCATGTGACCTTTCATTCCGTCGACGGCAAGTATGCCGCGACCCTCACGCTGCAACAAGCCCGTGACTTCGGGCTCCTCTTGTATGAGCTCGATGGGCAACCGCTCCCGGACGCCAAGGGCGGGCCCTATCGTCTGGTGACGCCTGGCTTGGGCGATCTTTGTGCGAATGTGAAAGGTGTTGCGCGGATGGAGATCACCAAAGGGCCGGGGCGTGACACCAGGCAAGTAATCTGTCCACCGACGCCTTGA
- a CDS encoding NAD-dependent protein deacylase, with protein sequence MGTGSTLALVRDKLSAARSVTVLTGAGISADSGVPTFRGADGLWRHYRAEDLATPEAFARDPRLVWEWYNWRRELIATKRPNAAHEAVASMEQRFDHFWLITQNVDGLHRDAGSRHLSEIHGNIWKVRCTACHRIVENRDVPLAILPLCRSCGGLLRPHIVWFGESLEEEDLERSAAALQTSDVCLIVGTSGLVYPAAGFGAMAKQAGAFIVEINLDSTPHSSLADATLQGRARDLVPLLLET encoded by the coding sequence ATGGGAACCGGATCCACACTTGCCTTGGTGAGAGACAAGCTTTCGGCTGCGCGGTCTGTCACCGTGCTGACCGGCGCAGGAATCTCCGCCGACAGCGGCGTGCCGACCTTTCGCGGCGCCGACGGGCTTTGGCGGCACTATCGCGCGGAGGATCTCGCCACACCGGAGGCCTTTGCGCGTGACCCGCGACTGGTCTGGGAATGGTACAACTGGCGCCGGGAACTCATCGCCACCAAGCGCCCCAATGCCGCGCACGAGGCAGTTGCCTCGATGGAGCAGCGGTTCGATCACTTCTGGCTCATCACGCAAAATGTGGACGGGTTACATCGCGACGCCGGCTCGCGGCATCTCTCAGAGATTCACGGCAATATCTGGAAGGTCCGCTGCACCGCCTGTCACCGCATCGTCGAAAACCGGGATGTCCCGCTCGCCATTCTGCCCCTCTGCCGATCCTGTGGCGGGCTGCTTCGCCCGCACATTGTCTGGTTCGGGGAATCACTTGAGGAAGAGGATCTGGAGAGAAGTGCCGCCGCGCTGCAAACCAGTGACGTGTGTCTGATTGTCGGTACATCGGGGCTGGTTTATCCGGCGGCGGGATTTGGCGCCATGGCTAAGCAGGCCGGCGCGTTTATCGTGGAGATCAATCTCGATTCGACGCCGCATTCGAGTCTGGCCGACGCCACCCTGCAGGGACGCGCGCGCGACCTCGTGCCCTTGTTACTGGAGACGTGA
- a CDS encoding HAD-IA family hydrolase: protein MSQSRIQVVFFDAADTLFHVQGSVAEIYLQHAERHGFRRTPDSLAAIKAAFARSFRDAPPPVFAATEPPAIKQSERLWWFDIVHNVFYRVGMFEGFDEFFEEVFARFAQAESWRLFPETLDVLKQLKDQGYELGIISNFDSRLFSVLRGLGIADLFDTITISSLAHAAKPSARIFEQALDKHAVDPEDALHVGDSERDDVKGAVAVGLTGVLLARGTPPSASSETTIATLNELLPLLSRLQ from the coding sequence ATGAGCCAGAGCCGCATTCAGGTTGTCTTTTTCGACGCCGCCGATACCCTCTTTCACGTTCAAGGGTCCGTGGCGGAGATTTATCTTCAGCATGCGGAACGCCATGGCTTCCGCAGAACGCCTGACTCTTTAGCCGCGATCAAAGCCGCGTTCGCCCGCTCATTTCGCGATGCGCCGCCGCCGGTGTTCGCCGCCACGGAGCCTCCCGCGATCAAGCAATCGGAACGCTTGTGGTGGTTCGATATCGTTCACAATGTGTTTTACCGCGTCGGCATGTTCGAGGGGTTCGATGAGTTTTTCGAGGAAGTGTTTGCACGGTTTGCGCAGGCGGAGTCCTGGCGGCTGTTTCCGGAAACGCTGGATGTGCTGAAGCAGCTCAAAGATCAGGGATACGAGTTGGGGATCATTTCCAATTTCGATTCGCGGCTGTTTTCCGTGCTGCGGGGACTCGGGATTGCTGACCTCTTTGATACAATCACGATTTCCAGCCTGGCCCATGCCGCCAAACCCTCCGCCCGCATTTTCGAGCAGGCGTTGGACAAACATGCGGTGGATCCGGAAGACGCGCTGCATGTGGGCGATAGCGAGCGTGATGATGTGAAGGGTGCGGTCGCTGTCGGGCTGACGGGTGTGCTACTGGCAAGAGGCACGCCGCCAAGTGCATCGAGCGAAACGACGATTGCCACCCTCAACGAACTGCTGCCGCTGTTGTCACGTCTCCAGTAA
- a CDS encoding response regulator, with the protein MGSTIFVIDSSPAVHRMVEQLSIPDGHTIIGFHDGPSALEAARSQSPALIIADYHLEKITFSGFCKEIGRQDNLAETLIVSIVDAADRLDESKLRSLGVRAFLKKPFQREQLLETINTILTGTVGRPIAKPAKARTWPPVSTGTDDEDEQESPLQTAAEEAPRHEREKEQATMSPSSTQPVSASTSSSSRSKGEELLKDLVDHLLHSTTVQADKTIANLLPATIAKEVAGQLGTALSKAVRAEVSKQVSDALEPERLQTSLRTMIQEELKRQSQAQLAGVEATVREAVTELAPALVEQAANKRLGELTDNGIQQHLPHALQAHLDMITQLVKKEVEHVAANCARQAAEEIVREMAKDPILQAVQRIVPDVAETQIRAEITRLSSPD; encoded by the coding sequence ATGGGGTCCACCATTTTTGTCATCGACAGCAGTCCCGCCGTGCATCGCATGGTGGAGCAACTTTCCATCCCGGATGGCCATACGATCATAGGATTTCACGATGGGCCTTCGGCGCTTGAAGCCGCCCGGTCGCAAAGTCCTGCGTTGATCATCGCCGACTATCATCTGGAAAAGATCACCTTCTCGGGCTTCTGCAAGGAAATCGGGCGCCAGGACAATCTGGCCGAGACGCTGATCGTCTCCATAGTGGATGCCGCCGACCGCCTGGACGAAAGCAAATTGCGCTCGCTCGGTGTCCGCGCATTCCTGAAAAAGCCGTTTCAACGTGAACAGCTTCTCGAGACGATCAACACCATCCTGACCGGCACAGTGGGACGTCCCATCGCAAAACCGGCGAAAGCGCGCACGTGGCCTCCGGTCTCGACGGGAACCGACGACGAGGATGAGCAGGAGTCGCCGCTACAGACAGCCGCCGAGGAAGCCCCTCGCCATGAGAGGGAGAAGGAACAGGCCACCATGTCCCCATCATCGACCCAGCCGGTATCGGCCTCCACTTCGTCTTCGTCCAGGTCCAAGGGCGAAGAGCTGCTGAAAGACCTGGTTGATCACCTGTTACACTCGACTACGGTTCAGGCCGACAAAACCATCGCCAATCTCCTCCCTGCAACCATTGCCAAAGAAGTCGCCGGACAGCTCGGAACCGCATTGAGCAAAGCCGTGCGGGCGGAAGTGAGCAAACAGGTCTCCGATGCGCTCGAACCGGAACGCTTGCAGACCAGCTTGCGCACCATGATTCAAGAGGAGCTGAAACGTCAGTCTCAGGCACAACTGGCGGGTGTGGAAGCGACGGTCCGGGAGGCGGTCACTGAGCTGGCGCCCGCACTCGTGGAGCAAGCGGCAAACAAACGACTCGGCGAGCTCACGGACAACGGCATCCAACAACACCTGCCGCATGCCCTGCAGGCTCACCTGGACATGATCACCCAGTTGGTCAAAAAAGAAGTCGAGCACGTGGCCGCGAACTGTGCGCGACAGGCGGCCGAGGAGATTGTGCGGGAAATGGCGAAAGACCCGATCCTGCAGGCGGTGCAACGGATCGTTCCTGACGTGGCGGAAACGCAGATCCGGGCAGAGATCACACGATTGAGCTCACCCGACTAA